The Lacrimispora xylanolytica genome has a segment encoding these proteins:
- a CDS encoding ChbG/HpnK family deacetylase — protein sequence MRKKLIVSADDFGFSEAYNYGAVKGYQEGIITVLSLMSNMASAPHGVNLAKREVPKANLVLHTNFVQGKPVSEPEHIRSLVNEKGQFYRSYEWKGDNPSDKKCIGNIVVTVEDCYKETVAQINRFRELTGYYPNHFEGHSVINKNISAAFHQAAMEFHIHCMTEPEVETEKWHPVHEIMTGNPLFMEILDRGLRPEDIYEDRFGILNSPYEYNIIHLHPGYVDAYILDNSSLTTARCRDLQTACDPGVKQWLLDHDIELVDFSSIYK from the coding sequence ATGAGGAAAAAGCTGATTGTTTCTGCCGATGATTTCGGATTCAGCGAGGCATATAATTACGGAGCGGTGAAAGGCTATCAGGAAGGAATCATAACCGTCCTTTCCCTGATGAGCAATATGGCCTCCGCTCCCCATGGAGTGAACCTTGCAAAACGGGAGGTGCCAAAGGCCAATCTGGTGCTTCATACCAATTTCGTTCAGGGAAAACCAGTAAGCGAACCAGAACACATCAGGAGTCTTGTCAATGAAAAAGGGCAGTTCTACCGCTCCTATGAATGGAAGGGAGACAATCCCTCTGATAAGAAATGTATTGGTAATATTGTGGTGACGGTGGAGGACTGCTATAAGGAGACGGTGGCACAGATTAATCGTTTCCGGGAATTGACAGGATATTATCCCAATCATTTTGAAGGCCATTCTGTTATTAATAAAAATATCTCTGCTGCATTTCATCAGGCAGCCATGGAGTTTCATATCCACTGTATGACAGAGCCGGAGGTGGAGACGGAAAAATGGCATCCGGTTCATGAAATTATGACGGGAAATCCTTTGTTTATGGAAATACTGGACCGGGGCTTGAGACCGGAAGATATCTATGAGGACCGGTTTGGAATTCTTAATAGTCCTTATGAATACAACATCATCCATTTGCATCCAGGGTATGTGGATGCATACATTCTGGATAACTCTTCTTTAACTACAGCCCGTTGCAGAGATTTACAGACTGCATGCGACCCGGGAGTCAAACAGTGGCTTCTTGACCACGACATAGAGTTAGTAGATTTTTCTTCTATTTATAAGTAA
- a CDS encoding PTS system mannose/fructose/N-acetylgalactosamine-transporter subunit IIB, whose translation MIVMVRLDERMIHGQVAIKWSRHTEVDRIIVANDEAANNPLIQKSLMMAAPSTAKTAIKDVNSSIELLKNPKAAEHKILIIVSTPLDLLRIVTEVPDIPLVNVGNYGRVATKINAEPRKSYRKNLYAYDEEVAVLKKVIETGIKCNYQTVPDDAPEELSKILE comes from the coding sequence ATGATTGTTATGGTAAGACTTGATGAACGAATGATACACGGACAGGTGGCAATCAAGTGGTCAAGACACACAGAAGTGGACCGGATCATTGTAGCCAATGATGAAGCGGCAAACAATCCGCTCATACAAAAATCCCTGATGATGGCAGCGCCCAGCACGGCGAAAACAGCCATTAAGGATGTGAATTCCTCCATTGAACTTCTTAAAAATCCAAAGGCAGCGGAGCATAAGATACTGATCATCGTCAGCACTCCTTTGGACCTCCTTCGGATTGTTACGGAAGTACCTGATATCCCTCTTGTGAATGTAGGAAATTACGGCAGGGTAGCGACAAAGATCAATGCAGAACCAAGGAAATCCTACCGGAAAAACTTATATGCCTACGACGAAGAGGTTGCTGTATTAAAGAAAGTAATCGAAACCGGTATCAAATGTAATTACCAGACGGTTCCGGATGATGCTCCGGAGGAACTATCAAAAATATTGGAATAA
- a CDS encoding AraC family transcriptional regulator, giving the protein MKKELSTGFNDRQYMNSGEFEVFFYKDANLNHIVDHSHPYYEVYFFLSGDVTYDVDGNQYNLQYGDYLLIPPGTKHHPIFHSTDKNYQRFVLWISRSYYESMCTWSEDFSYSFRYAEEKKSYRFRTDFITFQSIQGRLLDLLEELHGNRAFHKLNAELLVLSFLLQINRITYDMLHQVPVAYENVLYLNLCDYINNHLSEDLSLDKLASFFYSSKYHISHVFKDNMGISIHQYIIKKRLHASKNGILSGIPFTELYHQYGFSDYTSFYRAFKKEFGLSPKEFREQKGLPEGY; this is encoded by the coding sequence ATGAAAAAAGAATTGTCCACCGGTTTTAATGACCGGCAGTATATGAACTCCGGAGAGTTTGAAGTGTTCTTTTATAAGGATGCCAATTTAAATCATATAGTGGATCACAGCCATCCTTATTATGAAGTGTACTTTTTTTTAAGCGGAGATGTGACTTATGATGTGGATGGAAATCAGTACAACCTGCAATACGGCGACTATCTGCTCATACCTCCCGGTACGAAGCATCACCCTATCTTTCATTCCACGGATAAGAATTATCAGCGTTTTGTTCTCTGGATCAGCCGGAGCTATTATGAATCCATGTGCACCTGGTCTGAGGATTTTTCCTACAGCTTCCGGTATGCAGAAGAAAAAAAGAGTTACCGGTTCCGCACGGATTTCATCACCTTCCAAAGCATTCAGGGGCGGCTTTTGGATCTTCTTGAGGAGCTTCATGGTAATAGAGCCTTTCACAAGCTGAATGCAGAGCTTTTAGTCCTCTCCTTTCTTCTGCAGATTAATAGAATCACCTACGATATGCTCCATCAGGTTCCAGTGGCTTATGAAAATGTGCTGTATTTAAACCTCTGCGACTATATCAACAATCATCTCAGTGAAGATCTATCCCTGGATAAACTGGCTTCCTTTTTCTATTCCAGTAAATATCATATCTCCCATGTCTTTAAAGACAACATGGGAATATCCATTCATCAGTACATTATTAAAAAGCGGTTACATGCAAGCAAAAATGGAATCCTTTCCGGGATTCCATTTACAGAGCTTTATCACCAATATGGATTTTCAGATTACACCAGCTTTTACCGGGCATTTAAAAAGGAATTCGGCCTTTCCCCGAAAGAATTCAGGGAGCAAAAAGGATTGCCGGAAGGATATTAA
- a CDS encoding branched-chain amino acid transporter permease — MISYLLIIISMVAATVITRFLPFIMFPAGKETPPYIAYLGKTLPYATIGLLVVYCLKGVSFQSYPYGLSEALSVVLIVILHHIKGNSLLSIGAGTAFYMILTQLIFR; from the coding sequence ATGATATCATACCTGCTTATTATAATCTCCATGGTGGCTGCCACTGTAATCACACGGTTTCTGCCTTTTATCATGTTTCCGGCAGGCAAGGAGACGCCCCCTTATATTGCCTATCTTGGTAAGACTCTTCCCTATGCGACCATTGGTCTTTTGGTGGTCTACTGCTTAAAGGGGGTCTCTTTTCAGTCTTATCCCTATGGACTTTCTGAGGCATTGTCCGTTGTACTGATTGTCATCCTTCATCATATAAAAGGAAATTCCCTCTTAAGCATTGGAGCGGGAACTGCCTTCTATATGATTCTGACTCAGCTTATTTTCCGGTAA
- a CDS encoding PTS system mannose/fructose/sorbose family transporter subunit IID — MEKKNLSIEEKKVLKSMFIRSHLTFLSFNMTKMEANGFTATMQPAIEKTYEGDEEGKKEAYARHQNFFNTHAVPFSFIAGLSYAMEKEHKEKQSVDAKTIESIKAALMGPTAGMFDSLFFNCLRIIAAGVAIGLCSQGNFLGVPIFIFLYGITQSILKYFGVKFGYIYGTSFIDKIFSSGLMPALRKSASILGVTMVGAMTAGIVNVPLNWTIQMGKTSVVILDVLNSIFPGILSIILVLFLMRLIKKGRRPVQLIVGIFAFAFIGAFIGIF, encoded by the coding sequence ATGGAAAAGAAAAATTTAAGCATTGAAGAAAAGAAAGTCTTAAAATCTATGTTTATCCGTTCTCATTTGACCTTTTTGTCCTTTAATATGACCAAGATGGAGGCCAATGGCTTTACCGCTACCATGCAGCCAGCCATCGAGAAAACCTACGAAGGCGATGAGGAAGGAAAAAAAGAGGCTTACGCCAGACATCAGAATTTTTTTAATACACACGCTGTTCCATTTTCCTTTATCGCCGGACTATCCTATGCCATGGAAAAGGAGCACAAGGAGAAACAATCGGTTGACGCAAAGACCATTGAAAGCATTAAAGCAGCATTAATGGGACCTACGGCAGGCATGTTCGATTCCCTGTTCTTTAACTGTTTGAGAATCATTGCAGCAGGCGTTGCCATCGGACTCTGTTCACAGGGAAACTTTTTAGGAGTCCCTATATTTATCTTTTTGTACGGCATCACCCAGTCTATTTTAAAATATTTTGGTGTCAAATTCGGATACATTTACGGAACTTCATTTATCGATAAGATATTCAGCTCCGGACTCATGCCGGCTCTTAGAAAGTCAGCATCTATTCTGGGAGTTACCATGGTAGGAGCGATGACGGCAGGCATTGTTAATGTTCCTCTTAACTGGACCATTCAGATGGGAAAGACCTCTGTGGTGATCTTAGATGTATTAAATTCCATCTTTCCTGGTATTTTGAGCATCATTCTTGTATTATTCCTGATGCGACTGATTAAAAAGGGCAGACGCCCGGTACAGCTGATTGTTGGAATCTTTGCCTTTGCCTTTATTGGAGCCTTTATTGGAATATTCTAA
- a CDS encoding BglG family transcription antiterminator — MKRRQESIIYQLAVSDRPLTTDELAKRLSVSSRTIKYEMTEVRERLRGIGAELIAKRNEGYSLHVIDQELFKQYLEPIGFQSSLANNFGSDDNARFLYIARKLVSSSRFSRLEDIANELYLSRSAIREAVNHVMNFLKSYHLETESKPGLGIRAFGTEYHMRLAMTELFAVHFHKVLLDNAGMDYAKWTTCDYEERQDIRHVFLKTLRETEIKISDVNTQRLAIYFIIVRNRCQAGYRLKLPSQWKEEIKDSKEYCLAGKIYENLRTQFEGYDLVEEETIFLAVYLMACRDMWNVDYPEIEYASYYGEASLIYEELRDVIRDTCRLDFSDQPWAKKELISLLISLIIHIHFGLESIDRFWYDYENQAFKSPVSCAIASIASEFLKERFQISLSTSFYSRLASFVFKMASLAEYEIKGQKLLLVNSNGLGLNEIIIKRILRRYKPLIESFTIVELYEIRGMNQEEYDVVLTDTTELAYHYDLPCCVIHTLSSEKEMDILFNRSLIKAFQTDELVLPESQIEINKNYHYTDELQFLQFLSYRHGKTAKEREELLKHLKTISRYDSGQQFPARLAVLYLPYSLCKGDCMELYCLQSPGTWKGKEIEFLLLLSMNWNHDWKRVKAMENCLRQLFSDYKSMKAFSDRGRPVLLEMIETCIKSE, encoded by the coding sequence ATGAAGCGCAGACAGGAAAGCATTATATATCAATTAGCTGTCAGCGACAGGCCGCTGACTACCGATGAACTGGCAAAACGACTGTCAGTCAGTTCCCGTACCATAAAATATGAGATGACCGAGGTCAGAGAACGTCTTAGAGGCATTGGAGCCGAGCTCATTGCAAAGCGGAATGAAGGCTACTCCCTACATGTTATTGACCAGGAGTTGTTTAAACAATATTTAGAGCCCATCGGATTTCAATCCAGCCTTGCCAATAACTTTGGCTCCGACGACAATGCCAGGTTTCTTTATATTGCACGAAAGCTGGTTTCCTCCTCACGCTTTTCCAGACTGGAAGACATTGCAAATGAACTTTACTTATCAAGAAGCGCCATCCGGGAAGCGGTCAATCATGTGATGAACTTTTTAAAAAGCTATCATCTGGAAACAGAAAGTAAACCGGGCCTTGGCATCCGGGCTTTTGGAACAGAATATCACATGAGACTTGCCATGACGGAGCTCTTTGCGGTACATTTTCATAAGGTGCTTTTAGATAACGCAGGGATGGATTATGCCAAATGGACCACCTGTGATTATGAGGAGCGGCAGGATATCCGCCACGTATTTTTAAAGACACTGCGGGAAACGGAAATCAAAATATCGGATGTCAACACTCAACGCCTTGCCATTTATTTTATTATTGTAAGAAACCGCTGCCAGGCAGGCTACCGTCTTAAGCTGCCTTCACAGTGGAAGGAAGAGATAAAAGATTCCAAGGAATATTGTCTGGCAGGCAAAATCTATGAAAATCTCAGAACTCAGTTTGAGGGCTATGACCTTGTGGAAGAGGAGACCATATTTTTGGCCGTCTATCTCATGGCCTGCCGGGATATGTGGAATGTGGATTATCCGGAGATAGAGTACGCCTCTTATTATGGAGAGGCAAGCCTTATTTATGAAGAGCTGCGTGATGTGATAAGGGATACGTGCAGACTGGATTTCTCCGATCAGCCATGGGCGAAAAAGGAATTGATCAGTCTCCTTATTTCGCTCATCATCCATATACACTTTGGCTTAGAAAGCATTGACCGGTTCTGGTATGATTATGAAAATCAAGCGTTTAAAAGCCCGGTGTCCTGTGCCATAGCTTCCATTGCATCGGAGTTTTTAAAAGAGAGGTTTCAGATTTCGCTTTCTACCTCCTTTTATTCCAGATTGGCATCTTTTGTATTTAAGATGGCTTCACTTGCGGAATACGAGATTAAGGGGCAGAAGCTGCTTTTGGTTAATTCCAATGGTCTTGGACTGAATGAAATTATCATAAAAAGGATTTTAAGAAGGTACAAGCCTTTGATAGAGTCTTTTACAATCGTAGAATTATATGAGATCAGAGGGATGAACCAGGAAGAATACGATGTAGTCCTTACGGATACCACCGAGCTTGCCTATCATTATGATCTGCCATGCTGTGTCATCCACACCTTAAGCAGTGAAAAAGAGATGGACATCTTATTCAACCGGAGCCTGATTAAAGCCTTTCAGACGGATGAACTGGTCCTGCCGGAGAGTCAGATTGAAATAAATAAAAACTATCACTATACGGACGAACTTCAGTTTCTTCAGTTTTTATCATACCGTCACGGAAAAACAGCGAAAGAGAGGGAGGAACTGTTAAAGCATTTAAAAACCATCAGCCGTTACGACTCCGGACAACAATTTCCTGCCAGGCTAGCCGTATTATATCTTCCTTATTCGCTGTGTAAAGGGGACTGCATGGAATTATATTGTCTTCAGTCACCGGGAACCTGGAAGGGGAAGGAGATTGAATTTCTCCTTCTTTTATCCATGAACTGGAATCATGACTGGAAGAGAGTAAAGGCAATGGAGAACTGTTTGCGCCAGCTTTTTTCTGACTACAAAAGCATGAAGGCATTTTCAGACAGGGGCCGCCCGGTTCTGCTGGAAATGATTGAAACCTGTATAAAAAGTGAATAA
- a CDS encoding N-acetylglucosamine-6-phosphate deacetylase → MIVKSRRIYMEDGLKDGFLVVEDGTIKEFLPRTDNEEIIDYGDMRIIPGIFDTHNHGTCGFGLSGEVTQEEIKGYLKGCASQGITNVFPTAERSAIAAVARAAKEHYEGASILGIHSEGPWLNRTGEKGVRTGWPEVSLETAKQMVSHGQGLLKLVAMAPEIPGIAPLAEYFLNKGVVLAMAHSDSNYEEAKRAYEHGFSVSTHTGNVMTGLHHRDVGGLGAALLNDKVDCEVICDGMHISLEMLEIFFRIKSTERFMMISDCTPFSGAPEGVYRGFEEGMTIHVSKDGFVLTDTGRLMGSSQPVLYGIGNLVEKLHMPMEKVWPMFSLNPSRKYGFERNKGSLKALKDADFVVINDEYRTIATYSMGKKVYDAKEGPVFNPDFLREWRQKEV, encoded by the coding sequence ATGATTGTAAAATCGAGACGAATCTACATGGAAGACGGCTTAAAAGATGGGTTTCTGGTAGTGGAAGATGGAACCATAAAGGAGTTTCTGCCCCGTACAGATAATGAGGAAATCATTGATTATGGGGATATGCGTATCATTCCAGGAATCTTTGATACCCATAATCATGGAACCTGCGGTTTTGGTCTTTCAGGAGAAGTAACCCAGGAAGAAATCAAAGGCTATCTTAAAGGCTGTGCTTCTCAGGGAATCACCAATGTGTTTCCCACAGCAGAACGATCTGCCATTGCCGCAGTCGCAAGAGCAGCAAAAGAACATTATGAGGGGGCCTCCATTCTTGGCATTCACAGCGAAGGCCCCTGGTTAAACCGGACCGGAGAAAAAGGAGTGCGAACCGGCTGGCCGGAGGTTTCCTTAGAGACAGCAAAACAAATGGTTTCCCATGGACAGGGACTTTTAAAACTGGTCGCTATGGCCCCTGAGATACCGGGAATTGCCCCTTTGGCAGAGTATTTCCTGAATAAGGGAGTGGTTCTGGCCATGGCCCACAGTGATAGTAATTATGAAGAAGCAAAGAGGGCCTATGAGCATGGCTTCTCTGTTTCCACCCATACAGGCAATGTGATGACCGGACTTCACCACAGAGATGTGGGGGGCCTTGGAGCAGCCCTTTTAAATGACAAGGTGGATTGCGAAGTGATTTGTGACGGCATGCATATCTCCCTGGAAATGCTGGAAATTTTCTTTCGGATAAAGTCCACAGAGCGTTTTATGATGATATCCGACTGTACTCCATTTTCCGGTGCTCCTGAGGGCGTCTATCGTGGATTTGAAGAAGGCATGACCATTCACGTATCCAAGGATGGGTTTGTTCTTACAGATACCGGGCGCCTCATGGGCTCCAGCCAGCCGGTCTTATATGGAATCGGCAATCTGGTGGAGAAGCTTCACATGCCAATGGAGAAGGTTTGGCCCATGTTCTCTCTAAACCCCAGCCGGAAGTATGGGTTTGAAAGGAATAAAGGCTCCTTGAAGGCTTTAAAAGATGCAGATTTTGTGGTAATTAACGATGAATACCGTACCATTGCCACCTATTCCATGGGAAAAAAGGTTTACGATGCAAAAGAAGGCCCTGTCTTTAATCCTGATTTCCTAAGGGAATGGAGGCAAAAGGAGGTGTGA
- a CDS encoding PTS sugar transporter subunit IIA, whose product MKIFLSSHGHLASGLKSSLEILYGNCENITVFDAYVDENSVQEQLELFFETVKEGEQVLLISDLYGSSVNQAMSMHLQRPNTTLVAGANLAFLIGLMGRDSVTEEELNQLIEQSREMLCIVQLEQDDKTPEDDFF is encoded by the coding sequence ATGAAAATATTCTTATCGTCTCATGGCCATTTAGCTAGCGGATTAAAAAGTTCTCTGGAAATACTCTATGGGAACTGTGAAAATATTACAGTATTTGATGCATATGTAGATGAAAATTCCGTACAGGAACAACTGGAATTGTTTTTTGAAACAGTAAAGGAAGGAGAGCAGGTTCTTCTGATTTCCGATCTTTACGGAAGCAGTGTCAACCAGGCCATGAGCATGCATTTGCAACGACCTAACACCACTCTTGTGGCAGGAGCGAATCTGGCATTTTTAATCGGACTTATGGGCAGAGACTCCGTCACAGAAGAGGAATTGAACCAATTGATTGAGCAGAGCCGGGAGATGCTTTGCATCGTACAATTGGAGCAGGATGATAAGACACCAGAGGATGACTTTTTTTAG
- the uxuA gene encoding mannonate dehydratase produces MKLSFRWYGDDDKVTLQNIRQIPGMYSIVTAVYDVPVGEVWSRETIAHLKKETEEAGLAFEVIESIPVHEDIKLGKPSREQYIENYCENIRRVAEAGIKCVCYNFMPVFDWTRTQLDHVLEDGSTTLVYYQDQVDKVNPLESDGDLTLPGWDSSYTREELKQVVSEYNSMSEEDLWDNLKYFLEKIIPVAAECGVNMAIHEDDPCWSIFGLPRIITDEKNLDRFLKLVDDPHNGITLCTGSLGCSNQNDVVKMAAKYAAMGRVHFVHARNVKVLEDNKGFEERAHLSKCGSLDMFAILKALHDNGFDGYVRPDHGRMIWGETGRAGYGLYDRALGATYLNGLWEAIEKTSK; encoded by the coding sequence ATGAAATTATCATTCAGATGGTATGGGGACGATGACAAGGTTACATTACAGAACATAAGACAGATTCCAGGAATGTATTCCATCGTGACCGCTGTTTACGATGTTCCGGTTGGTGAGGTATGGAGCCGTGAGACCATTGCACATTTAAAGAAAGAAACAGAAGAAGCAGGACTTGCTTTTGAAGTGATTGAAAGCATACCAGTTCATGAAGATATTAAATTAGGAAAACCAAGCAGAGAACAGTACATTGAAAACTACTGCGAAAATATCAGAAGAGTGGCAGAAGCAGGAATCAAGTGTGTTTGCTATAACTTCATGCCAGTATTTGACTGGACCAGAACCCAGCTTGACCATGTATTAGAGGATGGCTCTACAACTCTTGTGTATTACCAGGATCAGGTGGATAAGGTAAATCCTCTGGAGTCAGATGGTGATTTAACTCTTCCTGGCTGGGATTCCAGCTATACAAGAGAAGAATTAAAGCAGGTGGTAAGTGAATACAATTCCATGTCTGAGGAAGATCTTTGGGATAACTTAAAGTATTTCCTGGAAAAAATCATTCCAGTGGCAGCAGAGTGTGGTGTCAATATGGCCATTCATGAGGATGACCCATGCTGGAGCATCTTTGGTCTCCCAAGAATCATCACCGATGAGAAGAATCTGGACCGCTTCTTAAAGCTGGTAGACGATCCTCATAACGGAATCACTCTTTGTACCGGCTCCTTAGGCTGTTCCAACCAAAACGACGTTGTTAAAATGGCTGCCAAGTACGCAGCTATGGGACGCGTTCACTTCGTACATGCCAGAAACGTAAAAGTTCTTGAAGATAACAAGGGCTTTGAAGAGCGTGCTCATTTATCCAAATGCGGCTCCCTTGATATGTTTGCCATCTTAAAGGCTCTTCACGACAATGGCTTTGATGGTTATGTACGCCCGGATCACGGTCGTATGATCTGGGGAGAGACCGGACGGGCTGGATACGGACTTTATGACCGTGCCCTTGGCGCTACCTATTTAAATGGTTTATGGGAAGCAATTGAAAAAACAAGCAAATGA
- a CDS encoding radical SAM protein — protein MNYDHLYKSCTLCPRNCKVDRTVTTGYCGCSSTIKAARAALHHWEEPCISGTRGSGTVFFTGCTLRCCFCQNHSISQEEVGKELSPEELSQIFLRLQDEGAHNINLVTATQYLPSILSALDMVKDKLSIPVVYNCGGYETVETVKALEGYVDIWLPDLKYESTDLSLRYSGAKDYFQVAKKAIRQMILQTGAPEFEEDGAIMKKGVIIRHMVLPGAKDDSIKLLHFIKEELPEGMYYISLLSQYTPFFLSKDFPEINRRITSYEYNKVLDEAISLSLDQGFMQEKSSAKEEYTPPFDLEGIL, from the coding sequence ATGAATTACGACCATTTATATAAATCCTGCACCTTATGCCCCAGAAACTGTAAGGTGGACCGGACCGTGACCACCGGTTACTGCGGCTGCTCAAGTACCATTAAGGCTGCCAGAGCTGCACTTCACCACTGGGAAGAGCCGTGTATCAGCGGCACCAGGGGGAGTGGCACTGTATTTTTCACCGGCTGTACCCTTCGATGCTGTTTTTGTCAGAATCACTCCATCAGCCAGGAGGAGGTTGGGAAAGAGCTTTCCCCAGAGGAGCTTTCCCAAATCTTTTTAAGACTTCAGGATGAGGGGGCCCACAATATTAATCTGGTCACTGCCACTCAGTATCTTCCCTCTATTCTGTCAGCCCTTGATATGGTCAAGGATAAGCTGTCTATCCCTGTGGTCTATAACTGCGGCGGCTATGAAACAGTAGAAACGGTAAAAGCACTGGAAGGATATGTGGATATATGGCTTCCGGATTTAAAATACGAAAGTACAGATCTGTCCCTGCGCTACAGCGGAGCGAAAGATTATTTTCAGGTTGCTAAAAAAGCAATCCGCCAGATGATTCTCCAAACAGGAGCGCCTGAGTTTGAGGAAGATGGGGCTATTATGAAAAAAGGAGTCATTATACGTCATATGGTTCTTCCGGGTGCTAAGGATGATTCCATAAAACTTCTTCATTTTATAAAGGAGGAACTTCCTGAGGGTATGTATTATATCAGCCTTTTAAGTCAGTACACTCCCTTCTTTCTAAGCAAGGACTTTCCAGAAATCAATCGTAGAATCACTTCTTATGAATATAACAAGGTTCTTGATGAAGCCATATCCCTTTCCCTTGACCAGGGATTTATGCAGGAAAAAAGCAGTGCAAAGGAGGAGTACACACCGCCGTTTGATTTGGAAGGAATTCTTTAA
- a CDS encoding PTS mannose/fructose/sorbose/N-acetylgalactosamine transporter subunit IIC, with translation MSVITVALIGTLTYWIFFVLDPYILSWQCLNRPIVVAPILGLLLGDFQTGIIMGASLESIFMGISAIGGSVPADALSASIVAVCYTVLTGSDVETGLAIALPIGTVMASLSSILLSFSSALAPYWEKLALSGKPGRFLTQNLIFSGLIYPLPNVIIIFLGIAFGVTGLNSALAALPPFVMTGLTAASSMMVAVGFAILISMIWSKDVASFFFVGYVMAKILKMDSLSIAIIGGAIAITMFFYEKQLIDVKNSMVASEQRPSDDEEDFF, from the coding sequence ATGTCCGTAATAACAGTTGCACTCATTGGTACTCTGACCTATTGGATCTTTTTTGTATTAGATCCCTATATTCTTTCCTGGCAGTGTTTGAATCGTCCCATTGTAGTTGCCCCCATTCTCGGCCTGCTGTTAGGTGATTTTCAAACGGGCATTATCATGGGAGCTTCTCTTGAATCTATCTTCATGGGGATTTCAGCCATCGGAGGTTCTGTCCCGGCAGATGCGCTCTCCGCCAGTATTGTAGCAGTATGCTATACCGTTTTGACCGGCTCTGATGTGGAAACAGGACTTGCCATTGCTCTTCCCATTGGAACCGTTATGGCTTCCTTATCAAGCATCTTATTATCCTTTAGCTCTGCACTGGCTCCTTACTGGGAAAAGCTTGCCTTATCCGGAAAGCCTGGAAGGTTCCTTACACAGAACTTAATCTTTTCCGGCCTAATCTATCCCCTTCCCAATGTAATTATTATCTTTTTGGGAATCGCTTTTGGAGTTACCGGTTTAAATAGTGCCCTTGCTGCACTTCCTCCATTTGTCATGACTGGATTAACAGCAGCTTCCAGTATGATGGTGGCAGTTGGATTTGCCATCCTGATCTCCATGATCTGGTCCAAAGATGTAGCCAGCTTCTTCTTTGTTGGATATGTCATGGCTAAAATTCTTAAAATGGATTCCTTATCCATCGCAATCATCGGAGGAGCCATTGCAATTACCATGTTCTTCTACGAAAAGCAATTGATTGATGTAAAAAATTCCATGGTGGCATCGGAACAGAGGCCATCAGACGATGAGGAGGATTTTTTCTAA
- a CDS encoding AzlC family ABC transporter permease, whose product MSNKEEICEQHSPNLSALRYAFPKTAPVMAGYLVLGAAYGILMSGNGHGIWWPLLISMFVYAGSLQYLGITFFVALVNPWYAFFMSLMLNARHLFYGISMLDKYREAGKLKPYLIFALTDETFSVLCNEEPPKGIPKYMVYFFVSLLDHLYWVAGTLLGAIAGSMITFNTAGMDFALTALFVVIFVDQWKSGKGHWSAVTGIAASVICLKIFGSSGFIVPAMILILGMITFAYYREKRKEKQS is encoded by the coding sequence ATGAGCAACAAAGAAGAAATCTGCGAGCAACATTCCCCCAATCTATCAGCCCTCCGTTATGCATTTCCCAAAACAGCGCCTGTTATGGCAGGTTACCTTGTACTTGGAGCTGCATATGGAATCCTTATGAGCGGCAATGGTCATGGAATTTGGTGGCCTCTGTTAATCAGTATGTTTGTATATGCCGGAAGCCTGCAGTACCTGGGAATCACATTTTTTGTGGCATTGGTGAACCCCTGGTATGCTTTTTTTATGTCCCTCATGTTAAATGCCAGACATTTGTTTTATGGAATTTCCATGCTTGATAAATACAGGGAGGCTGGTAAATTAAAGCCTTATCTGATCTTTGCATTAACAGACGAAACATTTTCCGTTTTATGCAACGAAGAACCTCCAAAGGGCATCCCAAAATACATGGTGTATTTTTTTGTATCCCTTCTGGACCATTTGTATTGGGTGGCAGGAACCCTCCTTGGTGCCATTGCAGGAAGTATGATTACCTTTAATACGGCGGGCATGGACTTTGCACTGACTGCCCTTTTTGTGGTCATATTTGTAGATCAGTGGAAATCCGGGAAAGGACATTGGTCAGCGGTCACAGGAATTGCAGCGTCTGTAATTTGTCTTAAGATATTTGGAAGCAGCGGCTTTATTGTGCCAGCCATGATCCTTATTCTGGGAATGATTACTTTCGCTTATTATAGGGAAAAGAGAAAGGAGAAACAGTCTTGA